A window of the Kosakonia radicincitans DSM 16656 genome harbors these coding sequences:
- a CDS encoding aminomethyltransferase family protein has protein sequence MTSLNDIHLKNNAMMGIYNGYSIPFAYNEPMVEYKAMRENALLVDYSHVAIVSVMGDDAWALVNHLVSADVSIIRDEQGIYSLVLNDDGTIRGDVYVLCAADGYYLLSEDIPAGELIERLNKSLQKADELDIQEIPEIRAMREENWGAILLEGPYAWEVMAEIHGFDIIGLPYYEYMSTDDELMIFRCGKHGEFAYMAIGQQPALAEQWQKLVDIGDKYRLQTGGLDYQIIARVENPCWDGRSLAHSTLNPIELQMQWAVQYDKEDFVGKAAVEALSHDTHQSKMIGMIAAEACAGIYAGDRVMVDGNEVGKVVKALFSPALQRYIALALIDNEYAWSDISGFHIQTANEKVAAQTKGMPFIYNLSMLVSPTEHSYIDTSKRKSAV, from the coding sequence ATGACATCTCTTAATGATATTCATTTGAAAAATAATGCCATGATGGGCATTTATAACGGTTATTCCATCCCCTTCGCCTATAACGAACCGATGGTCGAATATAAGGCGATGCGCGAAAATGCGCTGCTGGTCGATTACTCGCACGTAGCGATTGTCAGCGTGATGGGCGATGACGCATGGGCGCTGGTTAACCATCTGGTTTCCGCCGATGTTTCGATTATTCGTGATGAGCAGGGCATCTACTCTCTGGTGCTGAATGACGATGGCACGATCCGTGGTGATGTGTATGTTCTCTGCGCTGCTGACGGTTATTACCTGCTTTCAGAAGATATTCCTGCAGGCGAACTGATTGAGCGTCTGAATAAAAGTCTGCAAAAAGCGGATGAACTCGATATCCAGGAGATCCCGGAAATTCGCGCCATGCGTGAAGAGAACTGGGGCGCTATTCTGCTGGAAGGTCCATACGCCTGGGAAGTCATGGCTGAAATTCATGGCTTCGATATTATCGGTCTGCCGTATTATGAGTATATGAGTACCGATGATGAGCTGATGATTTTCCGCTGTGGTAAACACGGCGAATTTGCTTACATGGCGATCGGTCAACAGCCTGCGCTGGCGGAACAGTGGCAGAAACTTGTCGATATCGGCGACAAATATCGCTTGCAGACCGGCGGCCTTGATTACCAGATCATCGCGCGGGTAGAGAATCCTTGCTGGGATGGTCGCAGCCTGGCGCACAGCACGTTGAATCCCATTGAGTTGCAAATGCAATGGGCCGTGCAATACGACAAAGAAGATTTTGTCGGTAAAGCGGCTGTCGAAGCGCTGTCTCATGACACTCATCAATCGAAAATGATTGGTATGATCGCCGCAGAAGCGTGTGCGGGTATTTACGCTGGCGATCGCGTCATGGTGGATGGCAATGAGGTTGGTAAAGTTGTCAAAGCCCTCTTTTCACCCGCCTTACAACGATATATTGCTCTGGCGCTTATCGATAATGAATATGCATGGTCCGATATTAGCGGCTTCCATATTCAAACCGCGAATGAAAAGGTCGCTGCGCAAACGAAAGGTATGCCGTTTATTTATAATTTGAGCATGTTGGTTAGCCCAACTGAGCACAGTTATATCGATACCAGCAAAAGAAAAAGCGCAGTTTGA
- a CDS encoding ABC transporter permease, giving the protein MSMIFINAIVLLILLFLLWCTVMHARDVKFAFLNLFRHKRRSFSTLSAIILGGVAIFLYGGFIDYSFWILKEQTVRTNSGHVQIYHQNYFATSNKNKSLIADYPSLKQAILSEPELAADISTLAGQLEFTGVISHYENETSSYFSALGIEPLPALKLGSFDKLISGSDLSRIKADHITLGRGLAQTLGAHYDDWLDAITVNSRGGQGALSLKIRGIFASGIKDYDDTALKMPLETAQRMMETDGVSKVLILLKEDNTAAFSARLRKFIEKNHLPLIVKEWKDTSLFYQQVESLLSGIYFFIKLIVALIVIFMIGNSMTMNIVERTREITTLRAIGLKPLHVTRLFLLEGIFVGMIGAVGSLGIGFAIASVINLYGIAMPPSPGQTLGYTAFIKTSSYDLLFITLMLPLLTATAASVLPALRASRLNISDAFKFS; this is encoded by the coding sequence ATGAGCATGATCTTTATTAACGCTATTGTGCTACTGATTCTGCTTTTTCTGTTGTGGTGTACCGTGATGCATGCGCGGGACGTGAAATTCGCATTTCTCAACCTCTTCCGACATAAGCGCCGCTCATTTTCGACCCTGTCGGCGATTATTTTGGGGGGCGTCGCCATTTTCCTGTATGGCGGATTTATCGATTACTCGTTCTGGATCTTAAAAGAGCAAACGGTCCGCACGAATAGTGGTCACGTGCAGATCTACCACCAGAATTATTTTGCCACGTCCAATAAAAATAAAAGCCTGATTGCGGATTACCCGTCTTTAAAACAGGCGATATTAAGCGAACCGGAACTGGCGGCAGATATTTCTACACTTGCCGGGCAACTGGAGTTTACCGGGGTTATTTCTCATTACGAAAATGAAACCTCCAGCTATTTTTCCGCGCTGGGTATCGAACCGCTACCGGCATTAAAACTGGGATCCTTTGATAAACTTATTTCTGGCAGTGACTTATCACGTATAAAAGCCGATCACATCACCTTAGGACGCGGACTGGCACAAACGCTCGGCGCTCATTACGATGACTGGCTGGATGCCATTACGGTTAATTCGCGAGGCGGACAGGGCGCATTGTCGCTGAAGATCCGTGGCATTTTTGCATCCGGCATCAAAGATTACGACGACACGGCGTTGAAAATGCCGCTTGAAACCGCGCAGCGCATGATGGAAACCGACGGCGTGAGTAAGGTGTTAATTTTACTGAAAGAGGATAATACAGCCGCATTCAGCGCCAGGCTGAGAAAATTTATCGAGAAAAACCATCTGCCGCTAATTGTGAAAGAGTGGAAGGATACCTCGCTATTTTATCAGCAGGTTGAGAGCTTATTATCCGGGATCTATTTCTTTATTAAACTGATTGTTGCATTGATCGTTATCTTTATGATCGGTAATTCAATGACCATGAATATCGTCGAGCGGACAAGGGAGATCACGACGCTGCGCGCCATTGGTTTAAAACCTCTCCACGTTACCCGATTGTTTTTACTGGAAGGGATTTTTGTCGGCATGATTGGCGCTGTTGGAAGCCTCGGCATTGGTTTTGCTATCGCTTCAGTGATTAATCTTTACGGCATCGCAATGCCGCCGTCGCCTGGGCAAACTTTAGGCTACACCGCTTTTATTAAAACCAGCAGTTATGATTTGTTATTTATTACGCTGATGCTGCCGCTATTAACCGCGACTGCAGCTTCTGTTTTACCGGCGTTGCGTGCCTCTCGTCTTAATATATCGGATGCTTTTAAATTTTCTTAG
- a CDS encoding EAL domain-containing protein: protein MKQFNDERDYHDMFDDIFEKWNVTTFFQPIIDTRANRVYGIDATAWLQSKGSNCTDFISPHDFLTAAEKSGEIISITKELLLQIQDYLANHGDIDKCRELRFFIKISPLHLFSENIMEFAEDCIQTAKKLDKLNAKLVIEVNSRIPFDLIHKLKLLSALLTIQKNTFFALGDFGAGHSNIEMLFGFDFHYIKIDKSMFFPLTDKVIMHGFADDLMSGLSKQNTDIIVSGIDSVYHLQYFLNKNVSLFQGELFKAPVAYKNFNGLDYFDYG, encoded by the coding sequence ATGAAACAATTCAATGATGAAAGAGATTACCATGACATGTTCGATGACATTTTCGAGAAATGGAATGTCACGACATTTTTTCAACCAATCATTGATACCCGAGCTAATCGTGTATACGGCATTGATGCAACGGCGTGGTTGCAAAGCAAAGGCTCCAATTGCACGGATTTTATTTCACCCCATGACTTCCTGACCGCAGCAGAGAAAAGTGGTGAAATCATCAGTATTACAAAAGAACTATTGCTGCAAATCCAGGATTATCTGGCCAACCATGGTGATATTGATAAATGCCGTGAGTTGCGTTTTTTTATAAAAATTAGCCCATTGCATTTATTCAGCGAAAATATTATGGAGTTCGCAGAAGATTGTATTCAAACTGCCAAAAAGCTCGATAAACTAAACGCCAAACTGGTTATTGAAGTCAACTCCCGCATTCCGTTCGACTTAATTCATAAATTAAAACTACTCTCTGCACTGTTGACTATACAAAAAAATACCTTCTTTGCCCTCGGTGATTTTGGTGCCGGACACTCCAATATTGAAATGCTTTTTGGTTTCGACTTTCATTATATAAAAATCGACAAAAGTATGTTTTTCCCGTTGACGGACAAAGTCATCATGCATGGTTTCGCCGATGATTTAATGAGTGGTTTAAGCAAACAGAACACAGATATCATCGTTAGCGGCATAGACTCAGTTTACCATTTGCAGTACTTTTTAAATAAAAATGTGTCATTGTTCCAGGGGGAACTATTCAAAGCTCCTGTAGCCTATAAAAACTTTAACGGATTAGATTATTTCGACTATGGATGA
- a CDS encoding DapH/DapD/GlmU-related protein encodes MKYAKLAETWIDPGVRMRECKMGQQCEVLANSLMEYSTLGDFSYIGEYCTIADAEIGKFVAIANNVRIGAPNHPMGRPSQHRITYCPEYYSASAVRDHDFFTQRRGDRVVIGNDVWIGHAAIVLPGVTVGDGAVIAAGAVVSKDVAPYTIVGGVPAKVIRLRFSPHIGQQLQQIAWWEWPLETIIERLADFQDEDIEAFCEKWGRQ; translated from the coding sequence ATGAAATATGCCAAATTAGCGGAAACCTGGATCGATCCCGGCGTTCGTATGCGCGAATGCAAAATGGGTCAGCAATGTGAAGTGCTGGCTAATAGTCTGATGGAATACAGTACGTTAGGTGATTTTTCCTATATCGGTGAATATTGCACCATTGCCGATGCTGAGATAGGAAAGTTTGTCGCGATTGCCAATAATGTGCGTATTGGCGCGCCCAATCATCCGATGGGGCGGCCATCCCAGCACCGAATCACTTATTGCCCGGAGTACTATTCCGCCAGCGCGGTACGCGATCATGACTTTTTTACTCAGCGGCGAGGCGATCGCGTCGTCATCGGGAATGATGTCTGGATCGGGCATGCTGCTATTGTGCTGCCCGGCGTGACGGTAGGAGATGGCGCTGTCATTGCGGCTGGCGCCGTGGTCAGTAAGGATGTGGCACCTTACACGATTGTTGGCGGCGTTCCGGCAAAGGTTATTCGTTTGCGCTTCTCACCGCATATTGGCCAGCAGTTACAACAGATCGCCTGGTGGGAGTGGCCGCTGGAGACCATTATCGAACGGCTGGCCGATTTTCAGGATGAGGATATAGAAGCGTTTTGCGAAAAGTGGGGACGCCAGTAA
- a CDS encoding ACP S-malonyltransferase has translation MTNTLSQPVVLLFSGQGNPVIGMGSDLWDINETTKSIWDCASDIAGVDLRRLCLKGPMNRLIQTTVQQIAVTAINVTLYSLWRERFADAPVVGSCGHSVGEYSALYASGALTLETVFELIRFRANLMHQQSEKNKGTMLALKGVDYDTLRNIISRSGIELDISCDNTPRQQVVGGQVSALNDFARVLLAEGHEAIKLGVSGAWHTRLMAEGVQPMRDYLAGIAILPPQHDVLMNVTAKSEADPAMIKENLSLHLTHTVKWRDSLSHFLQRAQPVRFVEISNKPYLGQMLQDFAGFDVGQVIHCRKAIAM, from the coding sequence ATGACAAATACTCTATCACAACCGGTTGTATTGTTATTCTCTGGCCAGGGGAATCCCGTTATTGGTATGGGCAGCGATCTGTGGGATATCAATGAGACCACTAAGTCCATCTGGGATTGCGCCAGCGATATTGCTGGTGTGGATCTGCGTCGGCTCTGTCTGAAAGGGCCGATGAATCGGCTGATTCAGACTACCGTGCAACAAATTGCCGTGACGGCGATTAACGTCACGTTGTATAGCCTCTGGCGCGAACGTTTCGCCGATGCGCCGGTTGTCGGATCTTGCGGGCATAGCGTGGGGGAATACAGCGCGTTATATGCTTCAGGGGCGCTCACACTGGAAACCGTGTTCGAACTTATACGGTTCAGGGCCAACCTGATGCACCAGCAAAGCGAGAAAAATAAGGGAACAATGCTGGCGTTAAAAGGCGTGGATTACGACACGCTACGCAACATCATCAGCCGTTCAGGTATTGAGCTGGACATCAGTTGCGATAATACTCCTCGCCAGCAAGTCGTTGGCGGGCAGGTATCGGCGCTGAATGATTTCGCCAGAGTATTACTCGCTGAAGGCCACGAGGCGATTAAACTGGGTGTGAGCGGCGCATGGCACACGCGTTTAATGGCTGAAGGCGTTCAGCCAATGCGGGACTATCTGGCCGGGATCGCGATCCTCCCGCCACAGCATGATGTTCTGATGAATGTGACAGCAAAATCCGAAGCAGATCCCGCCATGATCAAAGAAAACTTATCCTTGCATCTGACCCATACGGTGAAATGGCGAGATTCTCTGTCGCACTTTTTACAGCGCGCACAGCCTGTCCGGTTTGTGGAAATAAGCAATAAACCTTATCTGGGGCAAATGTTGCAGGATTTCGCCGGGTTTGATGTCGGGCAGGTTATCCATTGCCGAAAAGCAATAGCAATGTAG
- a CDS encoding beta-ketoacyl synthase gives MENAAIISGYSAHLPFAGNSVQLIEYLRQGKRVERKPWFRSDDEAITCGFNGNKYVARLEHINDGALEIVYQLIEEALAQAKLDTHSLAGNNVRVYLTGLGRRVDGIDYHAFYDRNDVEDIKLTRSLTRLHVSNMSQDTIACRLAQKYQLQYLPPNMNCTSNSSLTAVHLGCQAIEQGGIDLVVVINCSKIKTQDIWFLDSQSMLDSEVVQPFGENSKGVLFSEGFSVVVLESLRHRRDRDVTGGVRLQSSYAQISAGRSNDASWLSLNVLKIMRAVTDKAGVNVQDLCAIIPHGNGSSVSDKAEAKAIEIFADSHAIPVLAYKGQIGYCATGSGIIDLIIAHHSLTQRELIAPVSNDAILDVMAPFMLIDRGVCGHEKNHLLKVGVGVDGSVIGIVLSAINPA, from the coding sequence GTGGAAAATGCCGCCATCATTTCAGGCTACAGTGCACATTTACCCTTTGCCGGAAATAGTGTTCAGCTTATCGAGTATCTTCGTCAGGGGAAGCGGGTGGAAAGGAAACCCTGGTTTCGTTCTGATGACGAGGCAATTACCTGCGGGTTTAATGGCAATAAATATGTCGCCAGGCTGGAGCACATTAATGATGGCGCATTAGAGATTGTGTATCAGTTGATCGAGGAGGCACTTGCGCAGGCCAAACTGGATACACACTCTCTCGCAGGCAATAACGTGCGGGTTTATTTAACCGGGCTGGGCAGGCGCGTCGATGGCATCGATTATCACGCTTTTTACGATCGCAATGACGTTGAAGATATTAAGCTCACCCGCTCATTAACCCGCCTGCACGTATCGAATATGTCGCAGGATACGATAGCGTGCAGACTTGCGCAGAAATACCAGTTGCAGTATTTGCCGCCAAATATGAACTGCACCAGTAATTCATCGTTGACGGCCGTTCATTTGGGTTGCCAGGCGATCGAGCAGGGCGGTATCGACCTGGTTGTGGTGATTAATTGTTCGAAAATTAAAACCCAGGATATCTGGTTCCTTGATTCTCAGTCGATGCTGGACAGTGAAGTAGTCCAGCCGTTTGGTGAAAACAGCAAAGGCGTATTGTTCTCCGAAGGGTTCAGCGTTGTTGTGCTGGAGAGCCTGCGCCACCGTCGCGACAGAGATGTCACGGGCGGCGTGCGCCTGCAATCCTCCTACGCGCAAATTAGCGCCGGCAGAAGTAATGATGCTTCCTGGCTGAGTCTGAATGTCCTGAAAATCATGCGTGCGGTGACCGATAAAGCGGGCGTTAATGTGCAGGATTTATGCGCCATTATTCCTCATGGCAATGGTTCTTCCGTCAGCGATAAAGCCGAAGCCAAAGCGATTGAAATATTTGCTGATTCGCACGCGATTCCTGTGCTGGCGTATAAGGGGCAGATTGGTTACTGCGCGACCGGCTCCGGCATTATCGATTTGATTATTGCCCATCACTCATTAACCCAGCGCGAATTAATTGCTCCGGTAAGTAATGACGCCATTTTGGATGTGATGGCACCGTTTATGCTGATTGATCGCGGCGTATGCGGGCATGAAAAAAATCATTTGCTGAAGGTTGGCGTCGGTGTGGATGGCTCGGTAATTGGGATTGTGCTGTCTGCAATTAATCCCGCGTGA
- a CDS encoding beta-ketoacyl-[acyl-carrier-protein] synthase family protein, with protein sequence MQTSRKRVVITGIGILSSLAENVADFREALLNKKCGVADSERFSTWFENARAAEVLHDIDYSGLPEGLADSLDNAALWAYKVGKDALNQAGLADNAASLCDTGLIVGVSSAGTEAFLPLFEQRLQDFSLRKALFSGGFSSCCSSVSTLLGLKGGVELVATACTASPNAVGMAYDFIQNGKSKTMLAVGTEPIYLPTFAGFYALNVMHPDSCTPFSGQSGMSIGEGAGAIVLEEYEHAVARGATIYGEILSYATSCDAFHETGPDPRASGAVQVMHKALENAGLKPEQIDYVNAHGTGTEANDRIETLAMKKVFANHENLLISSTKSYFGHNIGAAGIVELIACLVTLPGHQVLPTLNFSKARPGCDLDYVPNDFLDRKINIFMKNNYAFGGNNCCMIVSMEPASVPVSTYDAKRVAISGIGAVSAIGHTLNEILENVWQGKQNVELGGVTFPDDTLEEAKELLKVLDETGQCADLFGDAFSFSNATLPESEKNFKTFQVRGLEPRKHLRRFDPRKATRGGTFALIALCEALEQGKRKIKRDGDALGLIMGMSRGPQETTYKYLQSLKPDPRKVRTSEFPGSLMNAIPTFCGISEGIKGYTTTLASGENAALGALTYGYEIVRQNLQPQVIVGGADEYFPSMSLYMDAVTQKIQMTSAASDYQVYGKDAKGYVPGEGACMLLLEDPQTAAARGAEVLAEVVGYGKSCSNSYFDVAELAEKSSSMALAVTRALADAGISAREIDLVCGTSNGSDEHSRIEIDAIREVFGEKQPNVPVVNYNACFGFVASAAGLLNLAVIIDCIKKQSVPAIPNTVAFFDERVNFVRQPMKLAIKHVLLVGATEGGNYYALVIKE encoded by the coding sequence ATGCAGACAAGCAGGAAAAGGGTTGTCATCACCGGCATCGGGATTTTGTCGTCGCTGGCAGAAAATGTCGCGGATTTCAGAGAAGCGTTGCTGAATAAGAAGTGCGGCGTTGCTGACAGTGAGCGTTTTTCAACATGGTTTGAAAACGCCAGAGCGGCGGAAGTGCTGCATGATATCGATTACTCCGGCCTGCCAGAAGGGCTCGCGGACTCACTCGATAACGCTGCGCTGTGGGCTTATAAAGTGGGAAAAGACGCGCTCAATCAGGCAGGGCTGGCGGATAACGCGGCAAGCCTGTGCGATACCGGCTTAATCGTGGGCGTCTCATCCGCAGGGACCGAAGCGTTTTTGCCGCTCTTTGAGCAACGCCTGCAAGACTTTTCCCTGCGCAAGGCGCTCTTCTCCGGCGGCTTCTCTTCCTGCTGCTCCAGCGTCTCCACGCTGCTCGGCCTGAAAGGAGGCGTTGAACTGGTCGCCACCGCCTGTACGGCCAGCCCCAACGCAGTGGGCATGGCATATGATTTTATTCAGAACGGCAAGAGCAAAACCATGCTGGCCGTGGGGACTGAGCCTATCTACCTGCCGACATTCGCCGGTTTTTATGCGCTGAACGTTATGCATCCGGACTCCTGTACCCCTTTCTCTGGGCAGTCGGGAATGTCGATTGGCGAAGGCGCTGGCGCCATCGTGCTTGAAGAGTATGAGCATGCGGTTGCGCGCGGGGCGACGATTTACGGCGAGATCCTCTCTTATGCCACCTCCTGCGATGCATTCCATGAAACCGGGCCGGATCCGCGCGCCAGCGGTGCCGTGCAGGTAATGCACAAGGCGCTGGAGAATGCCGGGCTGAAGCCTGAGCAGATCGATTACGTCAATGCGCATGGCACCGGCACCGAAGCCAACGACCGCATCGAAACGCTGGCGATGAAAAAGGTTTTTGCCAACCACGAAAACCTGCTGATCAGCTCAACCAAATCCTACTTCGGACACAACATCGGCGCGGCGGGCATCGTGGAATTAATCGCTTGCCTGGTGACGCTGCCTGGTCATCAGGTACTGCCGACGCTGAACTTCTCGAAAGCGCGCCCGGGGTGCGATTTGGACTATGTGCCGAATGATTTCCTTGACCGGAAAATCAATATCTTCATGAAGAATAACTATGCGTTCGGCGGCAACAACTGCTGCATGATCGTCAGCATGGAGCCGGCGTCCGTTCCTGTCAGCACCTACGACGCCAAACGCGTGGCGATTTCCGGCATTGGCGCGGTATCGGCTATCGGCCATACGCTCAATGAGATCCTCGAAAACGTCTGGCAAGGCAAGCAGAACGTTGAACTGGGCGGAGTGACTTTCCCGGACGATACGCTGGAAGAAGCGAAAGAACTGCTCAAAGTGCTGGATGAGACCGGGCAGTGCGCGGATCTGTTCGGTGACGCCTTCTCTTTCAGCAACGCCACGTTGCCAGAGAGCGAAAAGAATTTCAAAACTTTCCAGGTAAGGGGCCTGGAGCCACGCAAGCACTTACGTCGTTTTGATCCGCGTAAGGCAACGCGGGGCGGTACGTTTGCCCTTATCGCGCTCTGCGAAGCGCTGGAGCAGGGGAAACGTAAAATTAAACGCGATGGCGATGCGCTGGGCCTGATTATGGGAATGTCCCGTGGTCCGCAGGAAACAACTTATAAATATTTGCAGAGCCTGAAACCCGATCCGCGTAAGGTGAGAACTTCGGAATTTCCGGGTTCTCTGATGAACGCGATTCCCACCTTCTGCGGCATTTCAGAAGGGATCAAAGGCTATACCACGACGCTGGCAAGCGGTGAAAATGCTGCGCTCGGCGCCTTAACCTACGGCTATGAGATTGTGCGCCAGAACCTGCAACCGCAGGTGATCGTTGGCGGCGCGGATGAATATTTTCCCTCAATGTCGCTCTATATGGATGCTGTCACGCAGAAGATCCAGATGACCTCGGCGGCAAGCGATTATCAGGTCTACGGCAAAGACGCCAAAGGGTATGTGCCGGGTGAAGGCGCCTGTATGTTGCTGCTGGAAGATCCGCAGACAGCCGCAGCGCGCGGTGCGGAAGTGCTGGCGGAAGTCGTGGGTTACGGGAAGTCATGCAGCAACAGTTACTTCGATGTCGCCGAGCTGGCGGAAAAATCGTCCTCAATGGCGCTGGCGGTGACCCGTGCGCTTGCGGACGCTGGCATCAGCGCGCGCGAGATCGATCTGGTGTGCGGCACCAGCAATGGCAGCGACGAGCATTCGCGGATTGAAATTGACGCTATCCGCGAGGTGTTTGGCGAGAAACAGCCGAACGTCCCGGTCGTTAACTACAACGCCTGCTTTGGTTTTGTCGCCTCAGCGGCGGGTTTGCTCAACCTCGCAGTCATCATCGATTGCATTAAAAAACAGTCCGTTCCGGCGATTCCTAATACCGTGGCGTTCTTCGATGAACGCGTGAACTTTGTCCGTCAACCGATGAAACTGGCAATCAAGCATGTCTTGTTGGTAGGGGCAACGGAAGGTGGGAACTATTACGCACTGGTAATTAAGGAATAA
- a CDS encoding ABC transporter ATP-binding protein: MSDIIRELPAILLSHISKSYGSGEGKIDALRDINLEIAKGEFLALCGPSGSGKSTLLNIMSGIDQPTSGAVMFLNKLLNVLPEEELSTVRGKHLGFIFQFFNLIPVLNVFDNVFYPLILNGHFGKKEARERTRDLLNRVGLEDFANRKPGQLSGGQQQRVAIARALAHDPAVVIADEPTGNLDMATGEAILELLLHINQQTKTTFIISTHSAQLKECARRVVEIKDGGLVYDSRA, encoded by the coding sequence ATGAGTGACATAATCAGAGAACTACCAGCAATATTACTTAGTCATATTTCGAAGAGCTATGGTTCCGGCGAGGGAAAAATCGACGCGCTGAGGGATATTAATCTGGAAATCGCGAAAGGTGAATTTCTGGCATTATGCGGCCCTTCGGGCAGCGGAAAAAGTACGTTGCTAAATATCATGTCTGGTATCGATCAGCCGACATCCGGAGCGGTGATGTTTTTGAATAAATTACTCAATGTATTACCGGAAGAAGAGTTATCAACGGTGCGCGGTAAGCATCTGGGATTTATTTTTCAATTTTTCAATCTCATTCCTGTTCTGAATGTTTTTGATAACGTTTTTTATCCCCTGATCCTGAATGGTCATTTCGGTAAAAAAGAGGCGCGTGAAAGAACGCGTGACTTACTGAATCGTGTTGGTCTGGAAGATTTTGCCAACCGTAAACCTGGCCAGCTCTCCGGCGGGCAGCAGCAGCGGGTGGCGATTGCCAGAGCCCTGGCGCATGACCCGGCGGTCGTTATCGCCGATGAACCGACCGGTAACCTGGATATGGCAACCGGCGAAGCCATTCTGGAACTTCTGCTGCATATCAATCAGCAGACGAAGACCACATTCATCATCTCCACGCATTCCGCGCAGTTAAAGGAGTGCGCGCGCCGGGTGGTAGAAATTAAGGATGGAGGATTGGTGTATGACTCAAGGGCGTAA
- a CDS encoding outer membrane lipoprotein-sorting protein, whose product MKITLFGKGIACLGLLSACAFAAPGDNAIDIIRRADEIRSPNKPFRYTLAVSEYKNGEEKPESRQVLDISMRFMKSEGEMKADARSLVRFIYPPRDKGKVMLSDWYDLWFYSPGLRRPVPISRQQRLMGQISNSDVIVTNFEYAYQATLQGMENCGDNQCYKLELTRTYAEATWPKIIYYVEAGDENRPYKADYYSLDDKLLKEVRYLNYQPVLGKMRPMRIIVQDVRHEKSFSAMDYSDVRLESLPESHFTREHLQREAK is encoded by the coding sequence ATGAAAATTACGCTATTTGGCAAAGGAATTGCCTGCCTTGGGCTTCTTTCAGCCTGTGCCTTCGCCGCGCCTGGCGATAACGCTATCGATATTATTCGTCGTGCGGATGAGATCCGTTCTCCCAATAAACCTTTCCGCTATACGCTCGCGGTGAGCGAATATAAAAATGGCGAAGAGAAGCCAGAAAGCAGACAGGTGCTGGATATCTCAATGCGTTTTATGAAGTCTGAAGGGGAGATGAAAGCAGATGCCCGCTCTTTAGTTCGCTTTATTTATCCGCCGCGTGATAAAGGTAAAGTGATGCTTTCCGACTGGTATGACTTATGGTTTTATTCTCCAGGGCTACGGCGACCGGTACCAATTTCTCGCCAGCAAAGATTGATGGGGCAAATATCTAATAGTGACGTGATTGTGACTAACTTTGAATATGCCTATCAGGCGACTCTGCAGGGCATGGAAAATTGTGGCGATAATCAATGTTACAAACTGGAGCTGACGCGAACCTATGCCGAAGCAACCTGGCCAAAAATTATCTATTACGTTGAAGCTGGCGATGAAAATCGGCCTTATAAAGCTGATTATTACTCTCTTGATGACAAATTACTTAAAGAAGTTCGGTATCTGAATTATCAGCCGGTATTAGGGAAGATGAGGCCAATGCGGATTATTGTGCAGGACGTACGCCATGAGAAAAGTTTTTCCGCCATGGATTACAGTGATGTTCGTCTGGAGTCGTTACCTGAATCTCACTTTACACGTGAACATCTTCAGCGGGAGGCAAAATGA
- a CDS encoding acyl carrier protein: MLTIKDDIEKRKDVLLTIKTEIIQRLNIQRDESQIDDDTALFGNGLKLDSVDATEIVVLLDKVFDIKVTESDDPSYMRSINSLATFIIQKKNS; encoded by the coding sequence ATGCTTACAATTAAAGACGATATTGAAAAGCGCAAAGATGTATTGCTGACCATCAAAACTGAAATTATTCAGCGATTGAATATTCAAAGGGATGAATCTCAAATCGATGATGATACAGCACTATTTGGTAATGGTTTGAAGCTGGATTCTGTGGATGCCACCGAGATTGTTGTTCTGCTGGATAAAGTATTCGATATTAAAGTCACGGAAAGCGACGATCCTTCATATATGAGAAGTATCAATAGCCTGGCGACATTTATCATTCAGAAGAAAAATTCGTAA